A stretch of Macadamia integrifolia cultivar HAES 741 chromosome 7, SCU_Mint_v3, whole genome shotgun sequence DNA encodes these proteins:
- the LOC122084235 gene encoding uncharacterized protein At1g76070-like, with translation MEKPARSKGKIFSFIPGATSVSFHNPPISPGPEKRPENWNKFKANPGKGFSGPIISIIPAEARRKSRSGSFDVTEPTSPKVSCMGQIKHKHKKLKNKKKNTVKSKSLPSPRDFYKLESSPGEAKKKPSSAIRRIFGIRRSDHSDVPDREEEAVQVQGKATSLGQMKRFTSGRNSLANFDWTAHMPAASDDRNYHSDEERGGGGESDEDGVIIPHSAPIMVVGGGVAFGGKERS, from the coding sequence ATGGAGAAACCAGCAAGATCAAAGGGGAAAATCTTCTCATTCATACCAGGAGCCACCTCTGTCTCATTCCATAACCCACCCATCAGTCCTGGTCCTGAGAAAAGGCCCGAGAATTGGAACAAGTTCAAGGCCAATCCGGGCAAAGGCTTCTCCGGTCCCATCATATCCATTATCCCAGCCGAGGCTCGCAGGAAATCAAGGAGTGGTAGCTTCGATGTCACAGAACCCACATCCCCGAAGGTCTCTTGTATGGGTCAAATCAAACACAAGCACAAGAAgctcaagaacaagaagaagaacactGTGAAATCCAAGAGTCTGCCTTCTCCTCGGGATTTCTATAAACTTGAATCGTCTCCCGGAGAAGCAAAGAAGAAGCCCTCATCGGCGATCCGTAGAATTTTCGGGATTAGGAGATCTGATCATTCTGATGTTCctgatagagaagaagaagcagttcAGGTACAGGGTAAGGCGACTTCTTTGGGTCAGATGAAGCGGTTCACAAGTGGTCGTAATTCTCTGGCCAATTTCGATTGGACGGCACATATGCCGGCGGCTTCAGATGACCGGAATTATCATTCCGACGAGGAGAGAGGTGGTGGAGGAGAGAGTGATGAAGATGGGGTAATAATTCCTCACTCTGCACCCATAATGGTGGTTGGTGGAGGAGTGGCTTTTGGAGGCAAGGAAAGAAGTTAA